GCGGGCCGCGACTACGGCTTGGGCGACCGCGTCACCGTCGTGCTGCCCACCGGTCTGCAGGTCGCCGACATCGTGCAGACCATCCGCCTGGAAGCCACCCCCGACAGCGGCGAACTGGTGACCTCTGTCATCGGCAACAGCGACAAGACCACCACCTCGGCCACAGTGCGCCTGATCCGCGCCCTGGCCCGCAGGCTCGGACGACTGGAAGCGAGGTAGGCGCCGTGGCCCAAGACAGCTGGCCGTCACCGGCACACAACGACAGGGCGGTCACGGACGCCGAGTTCGAGTGGATGGCACAGCGCTACTCCGACAGCGGCGTGTACGGAGACCCCCTCTACAACGAGGCCGTGGTATCCGCCGGGACAGGCCTGTCGGTCAACGTCCGCGGATTCGTCCACGCCAGTGTGCGCGGGCACGCCTGGTACTCCGGCAGCTCCACCTCTGCCCTCGAAGTCGCCGGCAACGTCAGCGGCTCGACGCGCATCGACCGGGTCGTGCTGAGGCTGGACCGCTCGACGTGGAACGTGCGCGCCGTGGTCAAGCCGGGCACCCCGGGGGCCGGGGCGCCCGCACTCACCCAGGACGCCGGCGACACCGGTGTGTATGAGATCCCCCTGGCCAGCGTGACGGTGCGCAACCTCGCCGTGTCGGTGACCGTGACCCGTAACGAGCTCTACGTCGGCTCCCGCATCCGGGCCTGCACCTCGACGACCCGCAACCCCAACCCCACACCGGGCGAGATGGCGTTCGAGCGGGACACCGGGCGCGTCCGCCTCTACACCGGCAGCGGCTGGACCAGCGTGTTCGACGACTCGGGCGTCATCGGGATCAACGCCGCCACGAGCGCCTGGACCAACGAGACCGAATGCGTGGTGGAGCGGCGCAACGGCTCCGTCCACCTGCGCCTGGGGAGTTTCACCCGGGCGGCCGGCACCCTCGCTGGCGACATCGATTCCCGCCTGCCAGCGATCATCCCGGCCGACTACCGGCACCCGACCCGGGACCAGTACGTGCCCGTCTACATCAGCGGCGCGCAGCCCGGCCGCATCACCGTCTACTCCAAGGCCAACGAGGACAAGGCCGGCCAGGTCTGGCTGACGAACAAACCCACGATCAGCAACGGCCAGAGCGTCCTCACCGCGGCCTCGATCAGTTGGGTGGTGGACTGACGATGGCACGCTACGAGTTCGGCGCGGGCATGGCGGACTATGTGGTGCAGCCGTCCGACGGACTGTGGGGCATCGCCCCCGGCGCAGTCGTGTCGTTCTATAGCGCGTCGACCGGCGGCACCCAGTACACCGACCTCCTCGACTCCGGCAGCAACCCGATCACTCAGGTGGTGGCCGACGAGCAGGGGTTCATCCCCAGGTTCCAAGGGCCGGATGGCGTGGTGGGCATGTGGGCCTCGGCGGGCGGCACGTCCCGCGCGTGGATCGAGGCCCACAACACCGGCACCACCTCGGCCGCCGCTGGCAGTGTGCGGGACTGGTTGAACGTCAAAGACTTCGGGGCGGTTGGCGACAACGTCACCGACTCCTGGGACGCGATCCAGGACGCGCTCAACACCGCGCCGATGGGCGGCATCGTCTATCTCCCCGCAGGCGCGTACCGGACCAGCCAGCCGCTGACGATCCCGCCCGCGGTCACCCTGATGGGAACGCACAGCAACCTGATGTCTGTGGTCGGCCTGGTCGACCCGCCCTGCTACATCAAGCCCCTCGCCAGCTTCGCGGGCGACGCGGTCATCAAGTTCCTGGACCAGGACCTCGGCGGCTACAGCACCATCAGCGCCGAGCACCGCATCATCAGCGTGATGATCGACGGCGACGATCTCGCGGTCACGGCCGACGGAATTCAGGCGAAGGGAAACATCCAGAACGTCCGCCTGGAGGACGTCACGATCCGGAAGGTGACCGGCAACGGCATCTACACCGGGCTCAACGCCGGGTTCTTCCCCTACTCGTGGCGCTGCCACCGCGTGATGATCGACAACTGCGGTGCGCACGGTGTCTCGGTGCAGGTGATGACGGACATCACCCTCGTCGACTGCCAGGCCATCGGCAACGCGGCCAACGGGTTCGAGATCAACAACGCGGCCAACTCGCAGATGATCGGATGCCGCGCCGAGTGGAACGGCAACAACGGGTACCACATCAGCGGCAACTGGGCCACGGGCACCGGCTCCGGCGGCATGCTGATCGGCGACTGCAGCACGGACCGCAACGGCTTCAACGGCATGCTGATCGACGCGACCGGCAACCCACCGATCCAGATCGACAACCTCCACACCCGGCGAGACGGCCGCAACGGGGGCGCGGGCGGCGGCGGGTACGCAGGCCTCAAGGTCGACGGCGCCACGCTGCCCGTCCTGGTCGGCATGGTCACCTGCTACCCGGGCGTCGACGACAACGGCACCCAGGCCAACAGCCCGCAGTACGGCGCCCGGTTCGAGGACTCGGCGTACGTCTCCGTCGCATCCGGGTTCCTCCACGCGAACTCTGCCGGATGGTCGGACGGCGGCGGCAACGCCGTCCTGCGCCGGGGCTTGAACATCGCCGAGCGCACGGGCAGTACGAACGCCCCCGTCAATCAGTTCGCCGCACCGTCCGGCTCGGGCGGCTACTTCGCCGCAGCGTCCGGCCAGTCCGACGGCGTATGGAACCTGTGGGCCGGTGCCGCCAACGCCCTGAATATCGGCACCCCGGGCGGCGGCATCGCCATCAAGGAGGGCGCCAACTCACGCATGGGGCTGGCCACCCTCGCAGCCGGAACGGTCACCGTGACCAACACCTCGGTCACCGCCAACACCCGCATCGTGGTGATCCGCCAGACCCTGGCCGGTACTCCCGGACATTTCTCCGTCACGAAGAGCCCCGGGGTCAGTTTCACGATCAACTCCAGCACCACGGAGACATCCACCGTCCTGTGGATTCTGTTCGAACCAGCGGCTTAGCCCGCGCTCCCCTGTCCACCCCGTGCCGAACGGCCCGGGGTTCTTTCATGCCCTGGAGGCCTCATGGACGCCACCAACGGACGGCACCCCGCCACTGTGCAGGCCTGCCGCGGCTTCTCCTACAAGCACCTGCCCGCCGAACTGCAGCCGGTGAGTCAGCCGTTCCACGACCTGGTCGTCACGCTCCTGCAGAAGCTGCCCGACGACCCCGAACTGACCGCCTGCCTGCGCAAGCTGCGCGAGGC
This DNA window, taken from Streptomyces sp. NBC_00663, encodes the following:
- a CDS encoding right-handed parallel beta-helix repeat-containing protein; translated protein: MARYEFGAGMADYVVQPSDGLWGIAPGAVVSFYSASTGGTQYTDLLDSGSNPITQVVADEQGFIPRFQGPDGVVGMWASAGGTSRAWIEAHNTGTTSAAAGSVRDWLNVKDFGAVGDNVTDSWDAIQDALNTAPMGGIVYLPAGAYRTSQPLTIPPAVTLMGTHSNLMSVVGLVDPPCYIKPLASFAGDAVIKFLDQDLGGYSTISAEHRIISVMIDGDDLAVTADGIQAKGNIQNVRLEDVTIRKVTGNGIYTGLNAGFFPYSWRCHRVMIDNCGAHGVSVQVMTDITLVDCQAIGNAANGFEINNAANSQMIGCRAEWNGNNGYHISGNWATGTGSGGMLIGDCSTDRNGFNGMLIDATGNPPIQIDNLHTRRDGRNGGAGGGGYAGLKVDGATLPVLVGMVTCYPGVDDNGTQANSPQYGARFEDSAYVSVASGFLHANSAGWSDGGGNAVLRRGLNIAERTGSTNAPVNQFAAPSGSGGYFAAASGQSDGVWNLWAGAANALNIGTPGGGIAIKEGANSRMGLATLAAGTVTVTNTSVTANTRIVVIRQTLAGTPGHFSVTKSPGVSFTINSSTTETSTVLWILFEPAA